A portion of the Lolium rigidum isolate FL_2022 chromosome 1, APGP_CSIRO_Lrig_0.1, whole genome shotgun sequence genome contains these proteins:
- the LOC124684769 gene encoding ethylene-responsive transcription factor ERF110-like, translated as MPPRRRSASGYRGVRALPSGRFNAEIRSGEERIRLGTFDTAHEAARAYDAVAWRLGRPRRQMNFDDVWTREQAEMLAPPSPLITNEQQRRHRELEQRLLIAERDEAMRVEWARRFPEDVAATEAF; from the coding sequence atgcctccgcgccgccgctccgcctccggctaccgcggcgtccgcgcgctgccgagcggccgcttcaacgccgagattcgctccggcgaggagcggatccggctcggcaccttcgacaccgcgcatgaggcggcgcgagcctacgacgctgtcgcgtggcgcctcggccgcccccgccgGCAGATGAATTTCGACGATGTTTggacgcgcgagcaggcggagatgctcgcgccgccatcgccgctcatCACGAACGAACAGCAGCGCCGCCAtcgggagctggagcagcgcctcctcatcgccgagcgcgacgaggcgatgCGCGTCGAATGGGCGCGGcgcttccccgaggacgtcgccgccacggaggccttc